The stretch of DNA CGCGCCGCCACCATGATCATTCCTGTGCGGTGTTTCACTTGCGGCAAGATCGTCGGCAACAAATGGGAGGCCTACCTGGGGCTGCTGCAGGCCGAGTACACTGAGGGGGATGCGCTGGACGCCCTGGGCCTGAAGCGCTACTGCTGCCGCCGGATGCTGCTGGCCCACGTGGACCTGATCGAGAAGCTGCTCAATTATGCACCCCTGGAGAAGTGATCAGGCTGGAGTCCGCCTACCTGCCATGCTGACCATGGGCCATGAGCATCCTGCCCCAAGTTCACGAGGCTGAGGCATCCAGGAGCTGGCGCAATGCCTTGCCACAGCGTGTGTGTCCCATCCCCCACTCTGGAAGGAACCAGCCAGTAAAGGTTtttcagaactaaaaaaaaataaaaaataaaaaataaaaaaaaaataaaacgacCATAAAACCTATTCGCCTTGAAGGGATGTTGGCAAGAAGGAACAGGActgaggaaggaaaagggaagtgagggaaggaaggacTAACAAAGACAGCTAACTCTCCAATCACCTTCTCTTTCCAGGTCACTGGGTGAGGAGGATGGGGGGTGAAGGAGACACAGACACGAGGCCCTTGGGCTTCCTCAAGGCTTTGACAATGTCTTTGAGGACAGCCTGGTGGTTCCAATGGGGCCATGTAGACTACAGACCCCAGAACAGTGGGATCCCTGTAGGTGAACTGGCCTCACCCAAGGGTGAA from Rhinopithecus roxellana isolate Shanxi Qingling chromosome 12, ASM756505v1, whole genome shotgun sequence encodes:
- the LOC115892323 gene encoding DNA-directed RNA polymerases I, II, and III subunit RPABC5; the encoded protein is MIIPVRCFTCGKIVGNKWEAYLGLLQAEYTEGDALDALGLKRYCCRRMLLAHVDLIEKLLNYAPLEK